Below is a window of Planktothrix tepida PCC 9214 DNA.
ATTTCTTTTTTAATTCCACTTTATCCCTTATCGAAATTTTGTTACGAAAATGACAAATACTTTAACAGTTGTGCAAAGTTTTGTAAATAAACCGTTAAGAATTGAAAGACGTTTGGGGAAAGAAACTATCAATCATTTACCTTCAGTTTTGAATCTGTTCCCAAGCGGTAATAATAGTGCGTAAGGGTTGGGGGAGAAATTGAACGTTTAAATCGGCATAGCGGGTTACGGTGGCTTGTCCCACTAAGGTTACGGTGATGAAATCAGCGGCTCCTGAAGGCGCGGGAAAACTGAGACGATCATATTGAGTGAACGGTTGTGTAGTCAGCAGTCTTTGGAAAGCCTGAACTTCTTGGGGTGGAATCCAATTCCGTTTAATGATAGAAGGTTGACCTCCGTTTAATTGTTGGGAAGTAATCCATCCATCTGACCACAACGTTACTTTAGACAAACCTCCCGTAATTCCCCCAGAAGAAATGGTCTGAAATACAGCACCTCTGGGTAAGGAAGGAGAGACTTCAGTGGGACTAAAGGGAATCGGTTGCAGGGTTCCAATATTGCTATTTCCTTGAGCCGTGGTGCTATAAAGTCGGACTTGAAATCCATCCTGATTTGTATGGTAAATCCAACGTTGACCCCTACCTCTGACGGTGATTTGCCAACCGAAAATTGCAATTTGAGGACACATTTGATCAGGTTGATGAACGCCTAAACATCCATCCCAAAGACGAGAATTGGCTTGAATAATTTGAAGTTGATTCCGGGGAATTCCTGACTGGGACTGTGCCGCTTTTAATACGGCTTCTTTTACAGAAACAGGTAAAACACTCAAACCATTTTCCAGATAAATTGTATTCCCTCGGTTATTCGTGCGAAATAGTAAACCTTTTTCGCCACTCTTAACGGTGACTAACCAGCCTTCGACTTGGCTTTGGGAACAGGCGATGTCGGGAAAGGAAAGACCTAAACAGCCATTAGGCCAGATGCGACGTTCTGCATTGAGAAGGGTGACACTCGATGCAGGAACACCAGTAAGTTCCATAGCTTTTTGTTTGACCAAAGCTGCAAGGGATATTGGAAAGTCAGAAGTCAAAGGATTAGAGGGATTCACAAACTGAGCAACAGGAACTGAATTGTTGTTTGCTTGGAGGGGAAAGGCATAGAGGGGTTCAGCCGGAAGTAAACACAGAACACCGAGTAGAGCAATGAATCGAGGATGAACTCTCATAGCAGAAGAAAGCTAAACGCTTCAGAGGAATCTTTAACCGGATCTTTCCTTCGGCTGGCCTACAGATTCAGGAAATTTTGGGGATGGAGAGTTACAGCATTACTTTTTGAATACAATTTTGAAAATATTGGCTACATTTTTTGTATCATCTTCTGAATTTTGTCTACAAAAACACCCATTTGTGTATATTGACAAAATACACAAAATATGTGTCTTTGCTCCCAATGTACAAGGATCAGTAATTTTACAGATGCAACTTGTTAACTTTATGGATTTTCAAGCCTCTAGTTTCATTGAGATAATAGGCGCACAGTAGCAGAGAGATGTGTCCTATGCACTTAAGGAATTTCTAGGTTAGAACTTAATCTCCTTAAGTGACTCAGAGGAGCCAGATGTAGACTCAATCCGGTAGCATCCCTGTTGAAAGATGTGGTAGCGGGTTTGTAAGTAGGGGCGGAAGTAGATAAAATCGAAGTTCCCATCAATCTGAGCTTTGATTCCCCCCTACACTTTTTTTTAAGAAATAGAAGCACTGGGGTATTTATTAGAGGAAGTTAGTGATTAAAAAACGAAATAGAGAATAATAAAAAACAAAATTAGCCTTTAAAAATCAGCACCTATAGCAATCCCAAATAGATTGTAATCATTTACAACTGACATGAAACAGCCAGAAGTATTATCTCTGTTCCTTGTTCCCTTCAGAAATTGAAAAGGGTATGAGATCAGTCTGTCTACGGATAGAAAATCTAAGTATTTGTTAAATGAATGTGACATTAGAGTCAAGCCTGCATCACAATCAAAATAGGCGATGTAAGTCTGATCCGCTCAGAAAGAGTAATAATTGAAGTAGCCCAGATCACTTATTGTCTACCTGCGTTCCTAATCATCAGACGTTCGATTATGCCTCTATGAAGCGTAAATGGCTCTATAAGTTCTTGTCACCCAATCGGCAGATTGTTCCTTATCTCGTTCTGTTAAGCACATTGCTGCTGACGGCACTGGCAACCTATTATGTGGAATCTACGGCGCGTACTCAAGATCGGTTGCGATTTGACTCTTCTATCCAACGCACAGAAAATTTAATCCGAGATCATGTTAAAACCTATATTGCCTTACTGCGGGCGGGAAGTGGATTATTTGCGGCTCAAGAGACTGTAGATCGAGAAACGTTTCGCGCCTACATGGAACGGTTACAACTGCGTGAAGAATATCCGGGTATTCAAGGGATTGGATTTAGTATTCGGTTTTCGCCCTCGGAAAAAGATCAATTAATTGACCGAATGCGACAGGAAGGGATGTCCAACTTTACGCCTCATCCTGATTATCCTCGCCCGGAATATTATGCCATTATCTACCTAGAACCCTTAGATCAACGCAACCAAGCCGCTATTGGTTTTGATATGTTTAGCGAACCTGTGCGTCGTAAGGCGATGGAACGTGCTCGTGATGCGGGTCTACCCATCGCATCCGGTCGAGTCATTCTTCGCCAAGAAATTGACCAGAAAAAACAAGCGGGTTTTTTAATCTATTTTCCCATTTATCAAGGCAATTCTATTCCGCCAACGGTAGCAGAAAGACGGCAGAAATTACGGGGATTTATCTATAGTCCATTTCGGATGGGAGATTTGATGCAAGGACTTTTCGGGAGTAATCGAGAGTCTTTGATTGATTTTGAAATTTATGATGGTTTAGCGATTACCCCAGCCCATCTTTTGTATGATTCTAATTCTCAGCAGCATCCCTTTGGATTCAAGCCTCGATTTGAGCGACGGAAAATGATTTCGATTGCTGGACAAACTTGGACAATTAAATATACGTCTCGCCCGGAACTGGATTTTAATTCTCAACGTTTGATTGCTCCCTATATTGCCTTGTCAGGGAGTTTAGTCGGTATTATTTTATTTGGATTAATGCGATCGCAAATTCAAGCCCGACGCATTGCTGAAAAAACGGCAACAGAATTAAGAAAATCCGAAAAAGCGTTGCGAGATAGTGAAGCCCGATTTCAAGCTTTTATGGATTATAGTCCAGCCAGCGCTTGGATTTGCGATCGCCAAGGTCGAATGTTATATTTTAGTAAAAGCTATACTCAAACCTTTAATGTTTTCAAGGAAGCTTTAGGAACAACAGTTGTTGATCTATTTCCTTCCCACTTAGCTTCAGAATTCCTCGATTGTATTTCTATTGTTGCTTCAGAAAACCGTGTTTTAGAAGTGATTAAGTCTGTCCCTAGACGGGATGGCACTATGGGAGAATTTTTAGTTTATCAATTTCCGATTTGGGATGCTTACGGACAGCCGTTAGTCGGGGGGGTGGCGATTGACCGCACAGAAAGCCGTCAAGCGGAAGCTTTATTACGTCGTTCAGAAGTGCAATATCGAACGATGGTTGAACAATCTCCTTTGAGTATTTTAATTTTATCGGTAGATGGCTCTGTTCAGCGTGTCAACCGGGCCTGGGAAGATTTGTGGGGAATTAAAGGAGAAAATATCAAAGATTACAATCTTTTTAACGATAAACAATTCATTGAAAAAGAAATTATCTCTTATATTAAACGGGGATTTGCTGGGGAATCGGTGACCATTCCTCCGATTTTGTATGATCCCCATGAAACCTTCCCAGGATTATCTCGTTATAGCTATGCTCAACGTTGGATACAAGCTTATATTTATCCGGTGCGGGATGAAATTGGTCAAATTCGGGAAGTGGTTTTTATCTATGAAGATATTACAGAACGAAAACACGCAGAAGAAGAATTACAAGAAAGTGAAGCTCGGTTTAGAACGTTAATTGAAACGACGTTTGATGGAATTATTATTCATGAAAATGGGATGATTTTAGAGGCTAATCAAGGGGCAGCTATTATGTTTGATTGCTGTTTAGAAAACATGATTGGAGCGTCTTTTTTAGATTTTGTTACTCCTGATAGTCACGCTTTAATTTTACACAATTTGCGGAAGAATTTAGAAGCTCCAGTTGAGGCTTTTGGCTTAAAAAAAGATGGGATAAAATTTAATTTAGAAATTATCGGTCGTCCCCATGTTTATAAAGGACGTCAAGTTCAAGTAACGGCTTTACGCGATATTACCAACCGTAAACAATTAGAAGCTCAACTCCGCACCCGTGCGGAAGAGTTAGCGGAAGCAAACCGTCTCAAAGATGAATTTTTAGCAACACTTTCCCATGAATTACGAACACCGTTGAATGCCATGTTGGGATGGACACAACTATTAATGTCGAAACATTTAGATGCAGAAACTTTTAATCGAGCTACAGAAACAATTAACCGCAATACCCGTTCTTTAGCTCAACTCATTGAGGATTTATTAGATGTCTCTCGAATTATGAGTGGCAAATTACATTTAAGTCTGGCTCCAACTTCTTTAATTCCAATTATTGAAGCTGCCATTGACACAGTACGTCCGGCGGCGGAGGCAAAAAATATTAAGATTCATGTTTCTCTTCAATCTAATATTGGGATTGTGATGGGGGATAGCAATCGTTTACAGCAGGTGATTTGGAATCTACTCACAAATGCAGTGAAATTTAGCTCAGAAGGCGGAAAAATTGAAGTGCGACTTGGTAAGTTTCAAGAGGAAAATTCCGGTTCTCGTTTAGATTCTCTAACTCAACGGAATGGGTCGTTTTCGGAAGGAGTTGAAAAGGTAGAATATGGAGAAATTCAAGTGAGTGATACAGGACAAGGAATTAGTCCAGATTTTTTACCTTTTGTATTTGAGCGTTTTCGACAAGCTGATGGTTCTATTACTCGCAAACAAGGGGGATTAGGATTAGGATTAGCCATTGTGCGTCATTTAGTTGAACTGCATGGGGGAACTGTTAGCGTTGATAGTCCTGGGTTAGGACAGGGTACAACCTTTACGGTCAAGTTACCTTTTATGACATCAGAGTTATTAGAAGAAAATGATGATTTTCAAGATTTTCTCAGTGACAATGATTTGCTCCTAGAAAGTTGTTTTAAATTAAAAGGAATACGAGTGTTAGTCGTTGATGATGAAGTTGATGCTCGTGATTTAGTGGCTCATATTTTACAAAATTGTGGGGCAAATGTGGTGACGGCAGGTAGTGCTGAAGAAGCATTTAATTTATTAAAAGACAACAGTAGTACATCTCCATTTCATATCTTAGTGAGTGATATTGGAATGCCTCAAGGAGACGGTTATTCTTTATTACGTCGAATTCGTTTATTACCCCCAGAAGAAGGAGGTCAAATTCCGGCTTTAGCGTTGACGGCTTATGCCAAAGCTGAAGACCGCACAGCAGCATTTTCGGCAGGATTTCACGCTCATTTGGCAAAACCTGTAGAATCCCATGAATTATTGTTTACAGTTGCCAATTTAGTTGGAATTATTGGATAATAAAGCGGGGTTATAATTGGAAATTAACTTGATGCGCTGGTATAGTATTTTAAAGCAAATTCCCAAAACTTTGCCGAAAATATTAATAGCCCTAAAGCTAATAATCCTGAACCCATCACCCAGGAGATTTGCGTTCGTCCTAAAATAGATTCGGCGGGAATTGTTGTTAAAAATGCGACGGGAACAATAAAGGTAAAAAAGAAACGATAAGCCATGGGATAAGCCACCATTGGATATCGTCCGGCTTCTAATAATCCCCGTAATACCTCGGTGACATTATAAATTTTAACAAACCAAATACTGGTTGCTCCTAAGATAAACCATATACTGTATAAACTCATAATGCCAAAGGATAAAGGCAATAAACTATCGAGATAATCTCTTCCAGTTAAGCCGAGTTTATTACCTTCATAGACAACAATTGAACAACCAAAAATTAAATCTGGGGTTCCCCAAGGAGAAATCATCCGGGTGGATAGCCAAAATTGACTACTGAGGGGTTTAAGTAAGACAAAATCTAAGGTTCCATCTTGAACATGGGTAACAATTCTGTTTAAATTGGGAACTAATATTGTTGTAGAAATTCCTTGTAAAATTGTAAAAATCCCCAGAACAATTAAGGCTTCTTCCCAACTCCATCCTTCAAAACTATACCCGGTTCTATAAAATAGAAACAGGCTAAACATACTGCCAATTAAACTCCCTAAGCTAGTGATAGCAGAAATCAAAAAATTTACCCGATATTCTAGTTCTGCCGAAATCGCAGTTTCCCAAAATAAGGTTAAAATTTTAAAATAGCGTTGCATCATAACTTCCTGTTGTTCCCTTGTCCCTATAAAATAGAAAATAACCGTTCAATGGTGCGTTGATTTTCATCAGGACGACCAATGGTAATTCGCAGTCCTCCTCCAGTGTGACGGACTAATGTTCCTTTGGTTTTTAATTGTTGCATGATCTCGTTTAATGCAGGTTCAGAATTGCGTTCATCAGTGAGTCTAATATAAATAAAATTAGCATCACTTCGCCAAAGCTTTAACTGTTTATTTTGAGCTAAAGTATTAATTAAACGAGTGCGTTCTCCCAATATTTCAGGAATAACGGCGAGTAACTCTTGACGGTGATTTAAAGCTAATAACGCTGCGGTTTGTGTGAAACTGGGGAGATTATAGGGAAGACGAACTTTTTCTAATGCAGTGATCAATTCAGGATGAGCGATCGCATATCCAGCGCGTAATGAAGCCAAGCGAAAAGCTTTAGAAAAGGTGCGTAAAATCACCCAATTGGGATGCTGTTTTAACTCCTCGACAACACTGGTTTGACTAAACTCAAAATAAGCTTCATCAATAACCACTAAAATATCTTTGGGTAAGCTTCTTAACCAGTCTAATTCATCTTCTGTTAAAGCATTAGCCGTTGGGGAATTAGGATGCACCACAAATACAACTCGAATGGGAGAATTTTGTGTGGTTTCAATTGTAGTTTTAGCGGCTTTTAAATCCATTTCAAATGTGTCTTCATCCCGTCCCACGTTCACAACTGGAATCCCTAAAGTTTGAGCAATAATTCCATACATGGAAAAGGTGGGATTAGCCACTAAAATTGACCCTTCTCCCCCTAAAGAAGTGGCAATTAAGATGGAGCGAATTAATTCATCCGACCCATTCCCTACAGAAATTTGCTCAGGATTAACATAGGCTTCCGAATTAGAAATGATTTCATTAATATAGCTTGCGATCGCTAGTTTTAACGGGAAATGACTGCCATCAGGATAACGATTCGTTTCAATTTCATGTTGATACGTCCACGCCAGCTTTTGTTTTAACGCTTCTGGTAAATCATAGGGACATTCATTCGTATCCAAACGATCCAAAATTTCAGCCTCCACCGGACTACCGGAACTTCCCCCAGGGTGAGGAGTATAGGCGTTAATTTGGTTGAGGTCGTTGCGGAGAAAAGACAGCATGGCGTTGACGTGATCGTAATTTTTTCTTAAGTTCACACAAACTCTATTATCTCTTAATTTAGACTAAAATAACATCCAAAAACTAATATTCTTCTGATTGAATTGAACTATGGCAGCCAAACAAATTTTAATGCTCGTGGGTGACTTCGTTGAAGATTACGAGTGCATGGTTCCGTTTCAAGCCTTGCAAATGGTCGGACATACGGTTCATGCAGTGTGTCCGGGAAAAAAAGCAGAGGAAAAGGTAAAAACTGCAATTCATGACTTTGAAGGCGACCAAACCTATAGTGAAAAACCCGGTCATAATTTCACCTTAAATGCCACATTTGATCAAATTAAACCCGAAAATTATGATGCGTTAGTGATACCCGGTGGACGGGCACCAGAATATATTCGGTTGAATGCAGATGTTATTAAAATGGTGCAGTATTTTGCTCAAACGAATAAACCCATTGCTGCTATTTGTCATGGTGCTCAACTGTTAGCAGCAGCCGATGTTTTACAGGGAAAACGGTGTTCTGCCTATCCTGCTTGTGGGCCTGATGTGATTCGCGCCGGAGGAGAATATGCGGATATTGCTGTTGATGATGCCATTGTTGATGGAAATTTAATTACCGCTCCCGCTTGGCCGGCTCATCCCCGTTGGTTAGCTGCATTTTTAACGGTATTAGGAACAAAAATTGAGCATTTAGAATTGGCAAAGGTTTAGTTTCCCAATTCGAGGCTTACGCAGATATCATACACTTAATTTTATCTAATATCTGCGTAAGCTTATGATTCAAAAACAGGGTTTCTTGAACAATATATAAATTCTCGATATCAATGACGGGAATACTCAAGCGTTTTACAAAGATTGAATGTCTTCAATACTTAATCCCGTTGCTTGAATCACTTGCTCTAAACTAAAACCCATTCGCAATAAATTTAAAGCAACTTCTTCCTTAGCTTCCAATTTCCCTTCAATTTTCCCTTCTAATTTCCCTTGCAATTTCCCTTGCAATTTCCCTTCTTGTAGGATTTCTTGATAAATCACTGAATTTCGCATAAGATCACTCCTTAAAATTCTTTTCACGGTATCTTGATTTAAAATTAAACCCGCCAAAATTGCCGAAGCAGCCGTAAGATTACTTTGAACTTGTTGATCTGTAATTCTGTTAATCACTTCAGCCACTTGACTTAATATCATTGTCGGATCATCCGTCTGACTCAGTACCGCAAAGGGTAACAGTCCTAATACATTTAAAAACTCTTCAGGTGGTTGTTCCCAAAGACGAATCACCTCAAACTGATGAAATGTATTCTCTAGGCGAAAACTATTTTCTTGGACTAAAGGAGAGTTAGTGCGATCCAGATAAATCACCACCTGACGCATGACTTTATTAGGAAAACGGCGATAGACCCTTACTCGATAATCTAACATCCGAAAAGGGATTTTAGCATCGGGTTCCGTTTGAAATTCTGTATGCAAGACCAGATCATCCGATTGCAGTAAGATCAGGGAATCAGCCCGAATGGGTTCCAAGGATAACTCTTGGGGACTTAACTCTGTTAACGCAACGGGAGAACCCAACAACCAACTCGCTAAATCTTGAGAATAATTTTCAGCCAAAAACTTGCAAATACTGTCAAACACCCTTGATTATCCCTCCCGAATCTCCTCATCTATTCATTTTACAATGTGCTCAATCTAAACTACTATAGCTAATTGATGGGTTCAACCAGAATTATCAGGTTAATGATTAATTTTTCAGTTCCCCTTTTAATAACCAAAATCCACTGAATGTCATTCCCGAATCATCCGGTTGAACTAATAAAAAATGTAATCCTTTAGCTAACTGCTTTCTCACTTCAAAGGTTTTAGCAGCTTCTATGACCTCTGCATCTTCAAAAGTGGCTATTACCCAACGATCAATTAACCCCGATTCTAAAATTAATCCATCGGGTGAACCCGCTATATAATTGCAAGAAAAAGGTTTAATTTCGGCTAACCATCGCGCTAACGGCATCGATTTTTTACCCCCATCAATCACAATCCCAGGAATGGCAACTACAGATGCTAATCCTAAATTTAACGGTAAAAATTCATCCGGTGTTTGTAAAATTGGAATCGGACTATCTGCAAAAAACGCTTGCAAATTTCCCGCAGATAGGTTAGCAAATCGCCAGCGATCACCCCATAAATTTTCAGGTAAAGGTAAAGGGGGGGGTTGATCTAACGTCACAGGATTATAGGGTTCCCCCGTATAATTTTCTAACTTAGAATAGACTTTTGAACGTTCCTCTAACCACTGTTTTAAAGCCATAGTATTTCGAGAGGGTTCTACCGAAATTCCTAATGCTTTGCCAGCCATTTCTAATAAACTGAAAGACTGGGGACGAAAGACTTGAATTCGCTCCGGTTTTTGGATTACAATTGCTTGCTGTAACTGTTCAATTAACCAAGTCGAATTCGCTTGCGATTGAGGACACATCGCTATAAACTCAACTTGGCGAGTCTGATCACAGACTAATAACTCCCAAAGGGGTTTCCCAGTGGTATCCTTCAGGGGACGACGATAAAAATCAGCTTGCCAGATCACCATAGACACAAAAACCCCTAACATTCTGATTGAAACTATTCTGTATTTTCAATTCTAAGGTTAAGATTGATCAAATGAAGATTAACAGGGATCAAATTCCATTGCTGAGGTTTTGGGTATCAGATTTCGGGTTATGATTCTGCCTGCCGTCTCCTGATAACAGGAGAATGATGTTAATTAATTAATTGGGTTATAGAACTATGAATCCTGCATTGACACAATTTGGTGAACGGATGTCTCGTTTAACTGGGGTTCGTGCCATTATGAAAGATATTATTGAAACGTTAAGATCAGGAAAAGGCAAAGATTTTATTAATTTAAGTGCGGGAAATCCGGTAATTTTGCCAGAAGTTGAACAACTTTGGCGAGATTGTACGGAACAATTGCTATCGAGTCCTGAATATGGGGAAGTGGTTTGTCGGTATGGTTCGAGTCAGGGATATCAACCTTTTATTGATGTTATTGTTGAGGATTTTAACTCTCGTTATGGGTTAAATTTAACGGATTGTAATGTATTAATTACACCGGGGAGTCAATCAATTTATTTCTATGCAGCTAATGCCTTTGGGGGATATACCACCGAAGGCAAACTGAAAAAAGTTGTTTTACCTTTAAGTCCTGATTATACCGGATATGGGGGTGTGAGTTTAATTCCTGAAGCGGTTTTTTCCTATCAACCCGCCTTAGATATTGATGAAGCTAATCATTATTTTAAATATCGTCCTGATTTTAATCAATTAACGATTGATGAAACGACTGGCTGTGTTGTTTTCTCCCGTCCCTGTAATCCCAGTGGTAATGTTTTGACGGAAGAAGAAGTCAAAAAAATTGCAGCATTAGCAGCACCTTTTAATGTTCCTGTGTTTATTGATTCAGCCTATGCACCCCCCTTTCCGGCGTTGAATTTTACAGAAATGAAACCTGTTTTTGGAGATAATATTATTCATTGTATTAGTTTATCAAAAGCAGGTTTACCGGGGGAACGATTAGGAATTGCCATCGGGAATGAAAGCACAATTCAGGTATTAGAAGCATTTCAAACCAATATGTGTATTCATTCCCCCCGTTATGGACAAGCCATTGCCGCCCGTGCTATTGGGTGTGGAGCATTATCAGAAATTGCCACGGAGGTAATTCGTCCTTATTATCAGCAGAAATTCACCGTTGTTGAAACGGCATTAAATCAAGCCATGCCTAACAATTTACCTTGGTTTTTACATCGAGGTGAAGGCGCAATTTTTGCCTGGATGTGGTTTAAAGATTTACCGATGACGGATTGGGAACTTTATCAGCAGCTAAAAGAAGTCGGTTTAATTGTGGTTCCCGGTAGTTCATTTTTCCCCGGTTTACAAGGAGAATGGAGCCATAAAAACCAATGTCTTCGCATTAGTTTAACGGCAACGGATGAAGAAATTACAGAAGGAATGAAGCGGTTAGCAACAGTTGTTGAGCAGATTTATAAATCCGCAGCAATTGCTGTTTAAGGGTCATAAAAAAGGGTGTGTCACTTTACATGAAACACCCTAATCGTTACTTTTTAAAACCTTATTCAGCGTGTTGACGATACCAATCAATGGTATTTTTTAACCCTTCTTTAAAGCCAACTTCTGCTATAAACCCGAATTTTTCTTTCGCTCTAGTTGTATCTAAACAACGCCGAGGTTGACCATTGGGTTTATCCGTTTCCCAGACAATTTCTCCCTCAAATCCCATCAATTCACAAATCGTTTCTACTAAGTCTTTAATTTTGACTTCCTGATTTGTCCCTAAATTCACGGGGTCGGGTTCATTGTACAATTGAGTAGCCATAACAATTCCCCGTGCTGCATCCGTTGAATACAGAAACTCGCGACTGGGACTCCCATCTCCCCAAACTGGGAGAGTTTTATCTCCCCGTTGTTGAGCTTCATAAACCTTGCGAATTAATGCCGGAATTACATGGGAACTTTTGGGATCAAAATTATCTTCAGGGCCGTATAAATTCACGGGTAACAGATAAATTCCATTGAAACCATATTGTTGACGATAAGCTTGTAATTGCACCAACAATGCTTTTTTAGCAATTCCATAGGGTGCATTGGTTTCTTCAGGATAACCGTCCCACAGATCATCTTCTTTAAAAGGAACAGGTGTAAACTTAGGATAGGCGCAAATGGTTCCCACACAAACAAACTTTTCTACCCCTGCACGATAGGCACTTTCAATTAATTGAGTCCCCATCATCAAGTTATCGTAAAACAGTTCCGCCGGTTTGACTAAATTTAAACCAATGCCACCAACGTGTGCCGCCAAATGAATCACAATATCTTGATCCTGAACCACTTTTTGGCAAGCGTCTAATGTACACAGATTATAATCTTTAGAACGAGGGATCATAATCTGCTTTGGATCAGCACCTGCTTGATGCAGTTGAGCTACCACTTGACGCCCTAAAAAACCCGCACCTCCTGTCACCAGAATCCGTTTATTTGTTAAATCCAGTGGACTCATGAATTTAGCCTCTATTATATCAGTTATTAATCAAATTGATGGGTAGGTTCTTGAGTTTCTTCCAAGGCTTTGAGATCAGAATCTACCATTAATTTAACTAATTCTTCAAAGGTAACACTAGGTTCCCATCCTAATTTGGCTTTAGCTTTAGCAGGGTCACCAATTAAAATATCCACTTCCGCAGGACGCAGATAGCGTTCATCAAATTTGACATAATTTTGCCAATCTAAATTAACATGACCAAAGGCAATATCGAGGAATTCCCGAATTGAATGGGTTTCATTGGTAGCTACCACATAATCATCCGGTTCAGAATGTTGGAGCATCAGCCACATGGCTCGAACATAATCTTTAGCATAGCCCCAATCTCGCTTAGAATCGAGATTTCCTAAATAGATTTCCTTTTGTTTCCCTTTAACAATTCGAGCCACCGCGCGGGTAATTTTGCGGGTCACAAAGGTAGGGCCACGCCGGGGACTTTCATGGTTAAATAAAATTCCATTACAGGCAAATAAACCGTAGGATTCTCGATAGTTTACGGTTTGCCAATGTCCATAAACTTTAGCACAGGCGTAGGGGCTGCGGGGATAGAAAGGTGTCGTTTCTTTTTGGGGAATTTCTAACACTTTCCCAAACATTTCTGAAGAACCCGCTTGATAAAAACGAACTTCGATTCCGGTA
It encodes the following:
- a CDS encoding GDP-L-fucose synthase family protein, producing the protein MSPLDLTNKRILVTGGAGFLGRQVVAQLHQAGADPKQIMIPRSKDYNLCTLDACQKVVQDQDIVIHLAAHVGGIGLNLVKPAELFYDNLMMGTQLIESAYRAGVEKFVCVGTICAYPKFTPVPFKEDDLWDGYPEETNAPYGIAKKALLVQLQAYRQQYGFNGIYLLPVNLYGPEDNFDPKSSHVIPALIRKVYEAQQRGDKTLPVWGDGSPSREFLYSTDAARGIVMATQLYNEPDPVNLGTNQEVKIKDLVETICELMGFEGEIVWETDKPNGQPRRCLDTTRAKEKFGFIAEVGFKEGLKNTIDWYRQHAE
- the gmd gene encoding GDP-mannose 4,6-dehydratase, which codes for MTERKRALITGITGQDGSYLSELLLEKGYEVHGIIRRSSSFNTDRIDHIYKDPHNLEARLFLHYGDLTDGTTLRRILEDVKPVEIYNLGAQSHVRVSFDSPEYTVDTVGMGVLRLLEAIRDYQHRTGIEVRFYQAGSSEMFGKVLEIPQKETTPFYPRSPYACAKVYGHWQTVNYRESYGLFACNGILFNHESPRRGPTFVTRKITRAVARIVKGKQKEIYLGNLDSKRDWGYAKDYVRAMWLMLQHSEPDDYVVATNETHSIREFLDIAFGHVNLDWQNYVKFDERYLRPAEVDILIGDPAKAKAKLGWEPSVTFEELVKLMVDSDLKALEETQEPTHQFD
- a CDS encoding Tab2/Atab2 family RNA-binding protein: MVIWQADFYRRPLKDTTGKPLWELLVCDQTRQVEFIAMCPQSQANSTWLIEQLQQAIVIQKPERIQVFRPQSFSLLEMAGKALGISVEPSRNTMALKQWLEERSKVYSKLENYTGEPYNPVTLDQPPPLPLPENLWGDRWRFANLSAGNLQAFFADSPIPILQTPDEFLPLNLGLASVVAIPGIVIDGGKKSMPLARWLAEIKPFSCNYIAGSPDGLILESGLIDRWVIATFEDAEVIEAAKTFEVRKQLAKGLHFLLVQPDDSGMTFSGFWLLKGELKN
- a CDS encoding valine--pyruvate transaminase, yielding MNPALTQFGERMSRLTGVRAIMKDIIETLRSGKGKDFINLSAGNPVILPEVEQLWRDCTEQLLSSPEYGEVVCRYGSSQGYQPFIDVIVEDFNSRYGLNLTDCNVLITPGSQSIYFYAANAFGGYTTEGKLKKVVLPLSPDYTGYGGVSLIPEAVFSYQPALDIDEANHYFKYRPDFNQLTIDETTGCVVFSRPCNPSGNVLTEEEVKKIAALAAPFNVPVFIDSAYAPPFPALNFTEMKPVFGDNIIHCISLSKAGLPGERLGIAIGNESTIQVLEAFQTNMCIHSPRYGQAIAARAIGCGALSEIATEVIRPYYQQKFTVVETALNQAMPNNLPWFLHRGEGAIFAWMWFKDLPMTDWELYQQLKEVGLIVVPGSSFFPGLQGEWSHKNQCLRISLTATDEEITEGMKRLATVVEQIYKSAAIAV